A section of the Humulus lupulus chromosome 2, drHumLupu1.1, whole genome shotgun sequence genome encodes:
- the LOC133818571 gene encoding eukaryotic translation initiation factor 5-like, whose amino-acid sequence MALQNIGAANSDDAFYRYKMPKMITKIEGRGNGIKTNVVNMVDIAKALARPASYTTKYFGCELGAQSKFDEKTGTSLVNGAHESAKLAGLLENFIKKYVQCYGCGNPETEIVITKTQMLQLKCAACGFVSDVDMRDKLTSFILKNPPEQKKGSKDKKAMRRAEKERMKEGEAADEEQKKVKKDVKKKGTSSKDSTAKNSSSRKKASGSDDDHSSPPHSHADEKEEIDDDDDVQWQTDTSLEAARQRIQEQLSAVTADMVMLSTNEPDKMTKAATITSDNAQNGNSVAPVKLLDELKANIKKGASANQLQSLLASSPESAQEKMTLLFEALFDGVEKGFTKVLAKNKNYIAVATAQEGCQLLLLKAIEAFFKRLTSSSMKEVALVLKALYDADILEEECILQWFGEGSKGGSKESQIWKNAQPFIDWLQSAESETEDE is encoded by the coding sequence ATGGCTTTACAGAACATAGGTGCTGCAAATAGTGATGATGCCTTCTACCGGTATAAGATGCCCAAAATGATTACGAAAATTGAGGGCAGGGGAAATGGCATCAAGACAAATGTTGTCAACATGGTTGACATTGCAAAGGCTTTGGCAAGGCCAGCATCTTACACTACAAAGTATTTTGGTTGTGAGCTTGGAGCCCAGTCTAAATTTGATGAGAAAACTGGAACTTCTCTTGTCAATGGGGCGCATGAAAGTGCTAAGCTAGCTGGACTTCTTGAGAATTTTATAAAGAAATACGTCCAGTGCTATGGTTGTGGAAACCCAGAAACTGAGATAGTGATTACAAAAACTCAGATGCTCCAACTGAAATGTGCTGCATGTGGGTTTGTGTCTGATGTGGATATGAGGGACAAGCTTACCAGTTTCATTCTTAAGAACCCACCTGAACAGAAGAAGGGATCCAAAGACAAGAAGGCAATGAGAAGAGCTGAGAAAGAACGAATGAAGGAAGGAGAGGCTGCTGATGAGGAgcaaaagaaagtgaagaagGATGTGAAGAAGAAGGGCACATCATCAAAAGATAGCACTGCCAAAAATAGCTCTTCCAGAAAGAAAGCAAGTGGATCTGATGATGATCATTCATCACCTCCGCACAGCCATGCTGATGAGAAGGAAGAAATTGATGACGATGATGATGTTCAGTGGCAAACTGATACATCCCTCGAGGCAGCTCGCCAGAGAATTCAAGAGCAGTTGAGTGCTGTAACAGCTGATATGGTTATGCTCTCTACAAACGAGCCAGACAAAATGACCAAGGCCGCAACCATAACAAGTGATAATGCTCAGAATGGAAACTCAGTTGCTCCAGTGAAACTTCTTGATGAACTGAAAGCAAACATAAAGAAAGGCGCCTCAGCCAATCAGCTGCAGTCCCTTCTAGCGTCTTCTCCCGAATCAGCTCAGGAAAAGATGACTCTTTTGTTTGAGGCACTCTTTGACGGTGTTGAGAAAGGGTTCACAAAGGTACTggccaaaaataaaaattacattgCTGTAGCTACTGCTCAGGAGGGATGTCAGCTGCTATTACTTAAAGCTATTGAAGCTTTCTTCAAAAGGTTGACATCTAGTTCGATGAAAGAAGTTGCACTGGTTCTAAAAGCATTGTACGATGCAGACATCCTTGAGGAAGAGTGCATATTGCAGTGGTTTGGTGAAGGATCAAAAGGAGGTAGCAAAGAGTCCCAGATTTGGAAAAATGCTCAACCCTTCATTGATTGGCTTCAGAGTGCTGAGTCGGAAACGGAGGATGAATGA